A single Limanda limanda chromosome 19, fLimLim1.1, whole genome shotgun sequence DNA region contains:
- the ripor2 gene encoding rho family-interacting cell polarization regulator 2, whose product MAAGTHSPGGPNGIIRSQSFAGFSTLQERRSRCNSFMGNSVVQKKPQSKPKKPHLSGHKGGSSSRDPQPKRVEEVYTALKQGLDEYLEVHQTELEKLMSLMKDMKRNSRLGVLYDLDKQIKTIERYMRRLEFHMSKVDELYEAFCIQSRLRDGASRMKQAFSSSPSTKGTKESIAEVNRRYKEYTENMSTFESELENLLGEFHIKMKGLAGFARLCPGDQYEIFMRYGRQRWKLKGRIEVNSRQSWDGDEMVFMPLITDLINIKVTELKGLATHMLVGSVICETKELFTAMPQVVAVDVNDLGTIKLNLEVMWYPFDVEDLTLSSSNVSKATALQRRVSIYSQGTPETPTFQDNSFFSTLPDDVFENGGCGMAECKRLSFTFSDTSCSTASPAPSSHSHCQSNPEITVTPPETELSPIQILPTREDSIAEEHLVEEEEEEYEEDGDTGSRGSRGTSGSLASDEAEATEDSEWERTESQRNSGSNSGSAAPSLCSDSHMSTVAPEDVFLDHADELKPLELDTEEEGSLTRQLVKRLTSSDIVPPNGSSAESGGSLSWAGEGSRAFLESSLEEAIHSLLMRLESLTRRCRELQDLEQEVMRLEDLLKCRLPGHRSRSSSLSLTVESALESFDFLNTSDFDDEDTGDDNGILSPPPLFDTDGVRIGTQHPEARGHLSEALTEDTGVGNSVAGSPLPLTTGNENLDVAIVIHLQYCNHLIQLLTNGPGGWQRRSLLIKLSAQTQLLEELAEISVDRLGAITSAADVLPGLAERPELMTLWSECSGSAGLFHTTLDRVFKHMNQRYTAALQERHPHSADTVIGVVVGEMVDRSDLVTSHDPPASALAQDVLTVFQFHSYISQHEVQDMETHLLHLAREELFAEALCSGDYSRCLAELEVVSVSTLWPKASTLRALASLLTADDPQVNEVAADYLSSGASHGHFRGRAVECYTQALSEAGGQSVRAACSALSRLQAVESIRAVVALCDSADEELRHVAIETLLTFGEEGRLAYEQLDTVPGEILRLGTRRGNAVTTAF is encoded by the exons ATGGCGGCCGGCACCCACTCCCCCGGGGGGCCCAATGGCATAATCCGGAGTCAGTCCTTCGCCGGCTTCAGCACGCTACAAGAACGGCGCTCACG gtgcAACTCCTTCATGGGGAACTCCGTTGTGCAGAAGAAGCCTCAGTCCAAACCCAAGAAGCCTCACCTGTCCGGACACAAGGGAGGAAGCAGCTCCAGAGACCCGCAACCCAAACGGGTGGAGGAGGTTTACACTGCGCTCAAACAAGGCCTGGA TGAGTATCTGGAAGTTCATCAAACAGAGCTGGAAAAACTCATGTCTCTGATGAAGGACATGAAGAGGAACTCGCGCCTG GGAGTGCTGTACGATCTTGACAAG CAAATCAAAACCATTGAGAGATACATGAGACGCCTGGAGTTTCACATGAGCAAG gTGGACGAGCTGTACGAGGCATTCTGCATCCAGAGCCGTCTGAGGGACGGTGCCAGCCGGATGAAGCaggccttctcctcctctccctccactaAAGGCACCAAGGAGAGCATCGCTGAGGTCAACCGCCGCTACAAGGAATACACCGAG AACATGAGCACGTTTGAGAGTGAACTGGAGAACCTGCTCGGGGAGTTTCATATCAAAATGAAAG GATTGGCTGGATTTGCAAGACTCTGTCCTGGAGACCAGTATGAG ATCTTCATGCGTTACGGACGCCAGAGGTGGAAGCTGAAGGGGAGGATTGAGGTGAACTCCAGACAGAGCTGGGATGGAGATGAAATGGTTTTCATGCCGCTTATCACTGACCTCATCAACATTAAG GTGACGGAGCTGAAGGGCCTGGCCACTCACATGCTGGTGGGCAGTGTGATCTGCGAGACCAAGGAGCTGTTCACCGCCATGCCTCAGGTGGTGGCTGTGGACGTCAACGACCTGGGCACCATTAAACTCAACCTGGAGGTCATGTGGTA CCCCTTCGATGTCGAGGACCTGACTCTGTCATCCAGCAACGTCAGCAAAGCCACAGCTCTGCAGAGACGAGTGTCCATCTACAGCCAGGGGACGCCAGAGACACCCACCTTCCAGGACAACTCCTTCTTT TCCACTCTACCAGATGATGTCTTCGAGAACGGCGGCTGTGGCATGGCAGAGTGCAAGCgtctctccttcaccttctccgACACCTCTTGTTCCACGGCCAGCCCCGCCCCCAGCTCCCACTCCCACTGCCAGTCCAACCCGGAGATCACCGTcactcctccagaaactgaacTGTCGCCCATCCAAATCCTCCCGACAAGAGAGGACTCCATCGCAGAGGAGCAtttggtggaggaagaggaggaggagtatgaAGAAGATGGTGATACAGGTAGTAGAGGAAGCAGGGGCACCAGCGGCAGCCTGGCCAGCGATGAAGCTGAGGCGACAGAGGACTCGGAGTGGGAACGCACCGAGTCCCAGAGAAACTCTGGCTCCAACAGTGGTTCTGCTGCACCGTCCCTGTGTTCTGACAGCCACATGTCCACGGTGGCTCCAGAGGATGTTTTCCTGGATCACGCTGATGAACTGAAACCCCTGGAGCTggacacggaggaggagggcagcCTGACCAGGCAGCTTGTGAAGAGGCTGACATCTTCCGATATCGTGCCCCCCAATGGGAGCTCGGCCGAGAGTGGGGGGAGCCTGAGCTGGGCCGGAGAGGGGAGCAGGGCGTTCCTGGAGAGCAGCCTGGAGGAGGCCATCCACAGCCTGCTGATGAGGCTGGAGTCACTGACCCGCCGCTGCCGAGAGCTGCAGGAcctggaacaggaagtgatgcgtCTGGAGGACCTGCTCAAG TGTCGTCTCCCGGGCCACAGGAGCAGGTCGTCCAGCCTCAGTCTGACGGTGGAGAGCGCCCTGGAGAGCTTCGACTTCCTCAACACGTCCGACTTCGATGACGAGGACACGGGCGACGATAACGGCAtcctcagcccccccccgcTGTTTGATACCGATGGAGTGAGGATCGG GACCCAGCATCCAGAAGCCAGAGGACACCTGAGCGAGGCCCTGACAGAAGACACCGGGGTGGGAAACAGCGTGGCGGGAAGCCCCCTGCCTCTGACCACAGGAAACGAGAACCTGGACGTGGCCATCGTCATCCACCTGCAGTACTGTAACCACCTCATACAG TTGTTGACCAACGGGCCGGGGGGGTGGCAGCGTCGCAGTCTGCTCATCAAACTCTCCGCACAGACTCAGCTGTTAGAAGAACTAGCAGAGATCAGTGTGGACAGACTGGGAGCCATCACATCTGCCGCTGATG TCCTCCCGGGTCTCGCCGAGCGCCCCGAGCTGATGACTCTGTGGTCGGAGTGCAGCGGGTCTGCAGGACTGTTCCACACCACACTGGACCGAGTGTTCAAACACATGAACCAGCGCTACACGGCAGCGCTGCAGGAGAGACACCCACACAGCGCTGACACAG tgATTGGTGTGGTAGTGGGTGAGATGGTTGACAGGAGCGACCTGGTGACGTCACACGACCCCCCCGCCTCTGCTCTGGCCCAGGACGTCCTCACCGTGTTTCAGTTCCACAGCTACATCTCACAGCACGAGGTTCAGGACATGGAGACGCACCTGCTGCACCTGGCCAGAGAAG AGTTGTTTGCAGAGGCCCTCTGCAGTGGGGACTATTCTCGGTGTCTCGCGGAGCTGGAGGTGGTGTCCGTGTCGACCCTGTGGCCTAAAGCCAGCACCCTGAGGGCCCTGGCCTCCCTGCTCACCGCAGACGACCCTCAGGTCAACGAGGTGGCAGCTGACTACCTCTCCTCAGGAGCGTCACACGGCCACTTCAGGGGCAGG gctgTGGAGTGCTACACCCAGGCACTGTCAGAGGCCGGAGGTCAGAGCGTGAGGGCGGCTTGTTCAGCTCTCAGCCGCCTGCAG GCTGTCGAGAGCATCAGGGCGGTGGTAGCACTGTGCGACTCGGCTGATGAGGAGCTTCGCCACGTCGCCATAGAAACACTACTCACATTTG GTGAGGAGGGGCGGCTGGCGTACGAGCAGCTGGACACCGTGCCGGGGGAAATTCTCCGACTGGGCACGCGGCGAGGGAACGCTGTCACCACGGCCTTCTGA
- the gmnn gene encoding geminin, whose protein sequence is MSASGKLRPSQQKSNENITSFFPTSHKAMGPPRQSLQVLQSSAVNKDLGRSAQAGKIIPKRKQWSAEQTRGPKRVKAEVKSTQTEETQCLPDGTSTEAYELMVKETPPSAYWKEIADERRKALYNVLQENEKLHKDIETRDEQITQLKSENEELQELAQHVQYMADMIERLTGKCPDNLEELKDIALDVDENDEDDSDAADESEDEYSDNSDEEEETSVEKD, encoded by the exons AGTTTTTTCCCAACCTCTCATAAGGCAATGGGACCCCCCAGACAATCCCTGCAGGTCCTTCAGTCCTCAGCTGTCAACAAAGATCTTGGGCGGTCAGCTCAG GCAGGAAAGATCATTCCCAAAAGGAAACAGTGGAGCGCAGAACAAACCCGAGGTCCAAAGAGGGTGAAGGCAGAAGTCAaatccacacaaacagaggaaactCAGTGTTTGCCTGATGGCACGTCCACTGAAGCATATGAACTTATGGTCAAAG AAACTCCACCCTCCGCCTACTGGAAAGAGATCGCCGATGAGCGACGGAAGGCCTTGTACAATGTTCTACAGGAGAACGAGAAG TTGCACAAAGACATCGAGACCAGAGATGAACAGATAACGCAACTGAAGAGTGAGAACGAAGAGCTGCAAGAGCTGGCACAACACGTCCAGTACATGGCTGATATGATCGAG AGGTTGACGGGAAAGTGCCCCGATAATCTGGAGGAACTGAAGGACATTGCTCTTGACGTGGATGAGAATGATGAAGACGACAGTGACGCTGCCGACGAGAGTGAGGATGAATATTCAGATAACAGCgacgaggaagaagagacgTCAGTGGAGAAGGATTAA